The genome window CTATAGACCCACTGATAGACGATTCTGGACATGTCCATCAGGTCATCAGGGTTTAGAGCCATAAACCCCGGATCTCGACGCCTGTACAAACGTGCAACTAGGAAACCGGCCCAGTCATACGACGTGATGTATGTCTTGCGATCATAAGTCGAATTGCTGATGTAGCTCTGCGGGATGGCGGCAAAGACCTTGTTGAACTGTCCCAGGCTGATGGTCGCATTGTCGTACATGGGGCCAGATGTGATGGCTGTACCGGCAATAGGGCTCAAATCTTGGATTTGGCCTTTCGTATCGAAAGTGATCGAGTAGTTTTCCAACTTGATTCTGGGTTCGCAGTGCAGAGCAATAGTGTTTTTGTCGGTTATGGGCGACCCGGCAGTGTAATTCCACCGACCCAGAACCACCACAGTGGATGTCTGACAATCATACGTGTCGTCTTCGGTAACCACAGGAGACAAAAAGTGAATGGAAAGTGTAATGTTCTCATGTGGATGCTGCAGCATGCTCATGTCGACTTTACAGTGCCTGCTGGGATCGTCAAATGTCTGATATTCCCAATAAGCAGATCCATTCTGGGGATTCACAACCAGACTATCAGCGATAGACAACTCTTCACATGCCAGGTCCGCTCCGATACCCAGCGTGTTGGCCCCGTACAGAGCATCAGAATCCGGATCCTTGATCGTGATGGGAACGAAAGAGCGGTTGGCACTCGTCCATGGGAGTATCGACACTCCGGTGGTGATACTGGTCTGGATGATGTCGTATTCAGTAAAGTCTGCCGCAAAGTCGGTTTGCTGAAAAACAGCACTGCTGTAGTTGGTGACCAGTGACGATGTAGGAAGAGAGGAGCTAGTCATCTGTTGTGTGAATAAGCCACCAGCAACGACGGTAAGAGCCGTGTTGGCAACACATGCTACTGATATCAGGAGCAACAAAATGTGACGGTGTCGTGCTGCTTTCACCAATACTGCCAACGGCGTCTGCGACGAGTAGTTCATTGACAATGAGTCCTCCGCCGTAGCCCTGCCCCGCTGAAGGTGCACCCAAGGTTCAAGGATGCTGACATTGCGGTGAATGGAGGTGCAGAGAGAACCAACGGCCGAAGCAACTATGGACGGCAAAACTGACAGAACAACTTGAAAGAAGCTCGAGTCCGACTGCGTGAGATGTCGAAACTTGCCATCCCGGGTCAGTGAGGCAACGACCAGGCTCATCGCTGTGATTACTGCGGCGAGCAAGAGAAATTCAATAATAAAGAAGGGAATGACGAGAAAGTGTGGCATCGGATCAGCACGCTTGCGCAGCTGCTGGTCTAACTGGATCGGAGAGCCGTCTGAGGTGACGATTGCGAGGCGTCTGCCATTTGGGCCCGGGCCAGGTTCCCAGCGCAACCAGCAATTCCGAAGAAGCCGGCGGAGTTGTCGCGTGGAATACTGATGAAACTCAAACCGAGGATCGGCGAGAATGTTGGAGGGTCCAAACAGGTCTGTCACAATGCTACACATGGCTGCCACAGAGCACGGGTCGCTTTGAAGCACGTTTTCCCGGTTTTTGTACACGTGCAACAGCCCTAAGGTGACAACGACGCCCAGACCAAGAATGACCTCGGACCATAAAGCTGCGAAATCGACCACCGCGAGTGTGACTTGCCGGGTGAGCCGCGTCGCCGGTACGACGGCTGGGGCTTCGTCAAGATTGAAGAGTCGTCCCATGGTAAGCAAAAAAGTCTGTTTAACGCCTCGCGTAACCTTGGATTCGAACTCTTCTTTTGTCATAACGTCTGACGAGTCCAGGACTACGACAGGCTCCAGATCACCTATTTCTTGACTGATAATGGGCAACTCCGTCACTTCGCGTTCGCCGCTGGTCTTGTTGATCCGAAAGAAGAGCATGTCGCTGGTATAGGGGGCTCTATGGGACAAGAAGCCCTGAAACTCGTCAATGTTGAACTGATCGTCGGTTAATACAGTGGTGGTGCCGGGGTGTACGTCCACTGATGTGATGGAGCTATTGGCATGAAGCTGGAGCTTTGCGTCGGCCTTGCGATAGTCGATATTGCAGGCAAAAAGGGTTGCCGAGGATGCGAAGGTGACGCCAGATAGTGACATGTCATCCGCATCGAGGTCCGTGGCGCGCGTAGCGTTGACACCAATGAGTATGCCGTAGAGATCAAACGGGTTGCAACTGTCGTAGAAGAATGACTGGGAAACATTGTCCGTCCAGACTGGCTCCCAGTAGCGGATCTGGACATAATCGCTCGAAGGGAAGAATATGTTGCTGTATTGGAAATCCAGGGTACACCGTTGATCCTGGCCTTGTTGCTGAAGCTGGACCCCCTTGACATTCCATGAGATGATCGGCAGTCCGTCCGTCGTCTCGTTTGCGAAAACTTCCAGGCTCTCATTCACCATAACATCCTGGCAAGAAAGCTCCGACCAGTATATCGTTTGGTTCAGTGTCCATACCGTGCTTTCTCGGAAGTCGTCCGTGGGAATTTCCACAGGGGCAACGGCGTACTTGGCAGAGCGAGTCTTCTGAAAGGGACTGCCTGCCGAGAGCGTCGAAAAGTCCCAATTGTTCTTTTCCTGTGCGACAATCCACCGAGCCTGGCTATCGAGGTCCACAAGATTCGGCCATGTTCGCATGGTTTCGTCGCTCAGGATGCTTATTTCCCTCAACTCAAACACCGCACTCTGCAGAGCGGGTAGGAAGATCCGCATCAACACTGTAAGAAGTGATACAAGCAATACGACCCAATGACCCCTCTTGGCCGAAGTAAGTGGGGTCAGAAAGGATTGGCCAAAATTGTAATTGATGAATAACGTTGTGGCTGGAGTGCCCTCGGGGCGAGAAAGTTGGAAATACGGCTCAAGTCGCAGGACGTCAAAGTCGATGAAAGACCAGGATGTGACGAGTGTCAGGGCAACGATAACAGGCACGTAGTTGTAGGCGAATGTGGCGGGGCTGGAAAGGTTGGTGGTATCCTGGTAGAAGACGAGGCCTCCATAGCGATCGGTATATCGACGGAGCGCCTCAAGCACCGCCAACATTATCAGCATGAGAATACCGAGTATGGAGAGATATGTCGGGCGCAAGGCGAACGGCCGCCAGCCGGGGGTGGAACGAGGGGATGCATGACGAGACTGGGATCGGTCGAACGTTCGGAGAAAGCGAGCTGAAATGTAGGTAGTGGTCAACGAAAATGTGCTGAACAAACACTGCTTTCACACAAGTTTAAGTGTCTCACCCGTAAGCTGAAGCCAGACATCGGACAGCTTCTCCTGACGGCCCCAGAACATGCTTGGAGAGCATGCGCTCTTGACTTTACGGCAATGTCGGAAGGTAAGCAAAAAGAGGACATCGCAGGACGCTCGGCTAAAGAGGTGTTTCAAGCCGTAATAATTGCGGGATCATCTCTGGTGATGATTGCTGAGACGGAGTAAGGACTTCCGCATGATGGATGCTGATAAAAATCGACAGCAGAgatgaaagaagagaagggccAGCCAGGCTCCTTGTGAGGATGACGCCTCAGGCCTGAAGATCGACGGTCGAAGGTTCTCAGCCGTGCCAACTGCCAAGTATCACCCTTTTGCCAAGATGCTTGACTTTTCCCCAATCAGGAGCCCTATATACGGTGCCTCGACCATTGGTTGGTCGTTGCATTGGATTGAGTGGGACTGGGATGGCACTAGCCAATGGACAACTCAGAAAATGAGGCGGAATCGGGATCAGGGCACAACCACCAAGCAAACTAGGCTTAGCCCCTGGTCTTCCGTCTTGACCAGACTTTCCACCGCCTAGACTATCATTCTCGTCGGTGAAAATGTCATGCTTCATCATATGAAGTGAAGCATTCAAGATCAGCTTATAGACTGCTAACACCAGAATTCTGCTTAACATGAGCTTAATAACCCCAGACGACTCTTCTGCGGAAGATATGGAAATCATCTTTCTCCAAGACTATTAATGTCAAGGGTTCCAGCACACTCACCCGAAAGGCTATACTCTTCCAGGGCGCTTTTAGCTGCTATCACCAAAGTAAGTTACTATTTAAGGCTAGAAATGTAGCGaagatcttctcttccatgtATGGAAGCGGTAAGCATCTATTTATAAAGAGAAGATTGTTATTGTCGCAGAGGCCAGCTCTTTGTAAACCACCTGCACCCTCATCCCCCTTTGTCCTCCTTCACTTCCCGATCAAAGGGCTAGCAAACTCCAGTTAAGCT of Aspergillus fumigatus Af293 chromosome 2, whole genome shotgun sequence contains these proteins:
- a CDS encoding DUF3433 domain-containing protein; amino-acid sequence: MFWGRQEKLSDVWLQLTARFLRTFDRSQSRHASPRSTPGWRPFALRPTYLSILGILMLIMLAVLEALRRYTDRYGGLVFYQDTTNLSSPATFAYNYVPVIVALTLVTSWSFIDFDVLRLEPYFQLSRPEGTPATTLFINYNFGQSFLTPLTSAKRGHWVVLLVSLLTVLMRIFLPALQSAVFELREISILSDETMRTWPNLVDLDSQARWIVAQEKNNWDFSTLSAGSPFQKTRSAKYAVAPVEIPTDDFRESTVWTLNQTIYWSELSCQDVMVNESLEVFANETTDGLPIISWNVKGVQLQQQGQDQRCTLDFQYSNIFFPSSDYVQIRYWEPVWTDNVSQSFFYDSCNPFDLYGILIGVNATRATDLDADDMSLSGVTFASSATLFACNIDYRKADAKLQLHANSSITSVDVHPGTTTVLTDDQFNIDEFQGFLSHRAPYTSDMLFFRINKTSGEREVTELPIISQEIGDLEPVVVLDSSDVMTKEEFESKVTRGVKQTFLLTMGRLFNLDEAPAVVPATRLTRQVTLAVVDFAALWSEVILGLGVVVTLGLLHVYKNRENVLQSDPCSVAAMCSIVTDLFGPSNILADPRFEFHQYSTRQLRRLLRNCWLRWEPGPGPNGRRLAIVTSDGSPIQLDQQLRKRADPMPHFLVIPFFIIEFLLLAAVITAMSLVVASLTRDGKFRHLTQSDSSFFQVVLSVLPSIVASAVGSLCTSIHRNVSILEPWVHLQRGRATAEDSLSMNYSSQTPLAVLVKAARHRHILLLLISVACVANTALTVVAGGLFTQQMTSSSLPTSSLVTNYSSAVFQQTDFAADFTEYDIIQTSITTGVSILPWTSANRSFVPITIKDPDSDALYGANTLGIGADLACEELSIADSLVVNPQNGSAYWEYQTFDDPSRHCKVDMSMLQHPHENITLSIHFLSPVVTEDDTYDCQTSTVVVLGRWNYTAGSPITDKNTIALHCEPRIKLENYSITFDTKGQIQDLSPIAGTAITSGPMYDNATISLGQFNKVFAAIPQSYISNSTYDRKTYITSYDWAGFLVARLYRRRDPGFMALNPDDLMDMSRIVYQWVYSTYFTIWRGIYLQPLDKPQAAPNSTVIYDTWTMEPSIPSLAIALMIIALDTLIVLIVFGTRRGRFKGPRVPRSIGAVMPWIAHSRMLEDFRGTYFWTSIQRRIHLDRLNKRYGFRMFLNADGHWRYAVDEEPPEDKAAGEFEDQFKMSGAIQLRDLGTDTSGSSSEVSLEARNPETTNPTTRVVDRQD